Proteins encoded in a region of the Clostridium beijerinckii genome:
- a CDS encoding NADP-dependent glyceraldehyde-3-phosphate dehydrogenase — translation MFNCIKCENNNFKNLINGEWVGSKDNKVIEIYSPLDNSLIGTVPAMTKEDVDNVINIAKAGQREWSKVPISERAEILYKAADILVERTDELVDIMVREIGKDRKSSKSEIHRTADFIRFTADTAKNMSGESIPGDTFPGFKRNKISVVNREPLGVVLAISPFNYPINLSASKIAPAIIVGNSLVLKPATQGSLCGLYLAKVFQEAGVPNGVLNTITGRGSEIGDYAVTHKGVNFINFTGSTDVGVRISKLTSMVPLLMELGGKDAAIVLEDADLELAANNIVAGGYSYSGQRCTAVKRILVLEKVADKLISKVKEKMNKLVVGNPLEKDVDIVPLISTKSADYVMELIDDAKDKGADLIVGGNREGNLIYPTLFDNVTTDMRLAWEEPFGPVLPIIRVKDKDEAIEIANKSEYGLQSAVFTENIDDAFYVADRLEVGTVQVNNKTERGPDHFPFLGVKASGIGTQGIRYSIESMSRPKATVINLVR, via the coding sequence ATGTTTAATTGTATAAAATGCGAAAATAATAACTTTAAAAATTTAATAAATGGTGAATGGGTTGGTAGTAAAGATAACAAAGTAATTGAAATTTATTCGCCACTTGATAATTCATTAATTGGTACAGTTCCTGCTATGACAAAGGAAGATGTTGATAATGTAATAAATATTGCAAAAGCTGGGCAAAGAGAATGGAGTAAAGTTCCAATAAGTGAAAGAGCCGAAATTTTGTATAAAGCAGCTGATATTTTAGTTGAAAGAACTGATGAGCTTGTTGATATTATGGTTAGAGAAATTGGTAAAGATAGAAAGAGCTCAAAATCTGAAATCCATAGAACAGCAGATTTTATAAGATTTACTGCTGATACAGCTAAGAATATGTCTGGTGAAAGTATACCAGGAGATACTTTCCCTGGATTTAAAAGAAATAAAATCTCAGTTGTAAATAGAGAGCCATTAGGAGTAGTTCTTGCAATATCTCCATTTAATTACCCAATAAACCTATCAGCATCAAAGATAGCGCCTGCAATAATTGTAGGAAACTCATTAGTATTAAAACCTGCTACTCAAGGTAGCTTATGTGGTTTATACTTAGCAAAAGTTTTTCAGGAAGCTGGAGTGCCAAATGGGGTATTAAATACAATTACAGGTAGAGGCAGCGAAATAGGAGATTACGCAGTTACTCATAAAGGTGTAAACTTTATTAATTTTACTGGAAGTACAGACGTTGGTGTTAGAATTTCAAAACTAACTAGCATGGTACCACTTTTAATGGAGTTAGGTGGAAAAGATGCCGCTATAGTTTTAGAAGATGCGGACTTAGAGCTTGCAGCTAATAATATTGTAGCAGGTGGTTACTCATACTCTGGCCAAAGATGTACTGCAGTAAAAAGAATTCTAGTTTTAGAAAAAGTTGCTGATAAATTAATTTCTAAAGTTAAAGAGAAAATGAATAAACTTGTGGTCGGAAATCCATTAGAAAAAGATGTAGATATTGTACCATTAATTAGTACTAAATCGGCTGATTATGTTATGGAATTAATAGATGACGCCAAAGATAAAGGTGCAGATCTAATTGTCGGTGGAAATAGAGAAGGTAATTTAATATATCCAACACTTTTTGATAATGTTACTACTGATATGAGGCTTGCATGGGAAGAGCCTTTTGGACCAGTTCTTCCGATAATAAGAGTAAAAGATAAAGATGAAGCTATTGAGATAGCGAATAAATCAGAATACGGACTTCAAAGTGCAGTATTTACAGAAAATATTGATGATGCATTTTATGTAGCTGACAGATTAGAGGTAGGTACAGTACAAGTAAATAATAAAACTGAGAGAGGTCCAGACCATTTCCCATTCCTAGGAGTTAAAGCTTCTGGAATAGGAACTCAAGGAATAAGATATTCAATTGAATCTATGTCTAGACCTAAGGCAACAGTAATAAATTTAGTAAGATAG
- a CDS encoding acyltransferase family protein translates to METKNDIHYGMVDVLRLVFAIAVVSIHTMAFKSVNDDLWIATSMGIARLAVPFFFMVSGYFLYNRIGSEKEPKSTIKHLLRIYFLWVLIEIIALFPLVLSSLSAPPILIIERLLFAGVTGSLWYISSLIITIFIISPLLKRDKLFFLFIIGFVLYLFGTTGDTYYGLFEKTMINPLINGYTSIFMLPQIGITESILFVSLGAIVSKYKLNEKIQKSGLLSILSIILLLIETFVLNKTGIAKDANMYLSAIIAAPLILIWAINSTKNISTKVSKACREYSLGIYCSHQIVMIWLAMFIPVLFANTILRFICSLLLSALIITILRKTKIRKILLR, encoded by the coding sequence ATGGAAACAAAAAATGATATTCATTATGGAATGGTTGATGTATTACGCTTAGTTTTTGCAATTGCAGTTGTATCAATTCATACAATGGCTTTTAAGTCCGTAAATGATGACTTATGGATTGCTACTAGTATGGGTATTGCTAGACTCGCTGTGCCATTTTTCTTTATGGTTTCGGGTTATTTTTTATATAATAGAATTGGTTCCGAAAAAGAACCCAAATCAACTATTAAGCATTTATTACGTATCTATTTTTTATGGGTGCTTATAGAGATTATAGCTTTATTTCCACTTGTCTTAAGCAGTTTAAGTGCTCCACCTATTTTAATTATTGAGAGATTATTATTTGCAGGGGTTACAGGAAGCCTTTGGTATATATCTTCGCTAATTATTACTATCTTTATAATTTCCCCATTATTAAAAAGAGACAAGCTGTTTTTCTTGTTTATAATTGGATTTGTATTATATCTATTTGGGACAACTGGAGATACCTATTATGGGTTGTTTGAAAAAACTATGATAAATCCATTAATCAACGGATATACTTCAATATTTATGCTTCCACAAATAGGCATTACCGAATCAATTCTTTTTGTATCTTTAGGTGCAATCGTTAGCAAATATAAATTAAATGAAAAGATACAAAAGTCAGGATTACTAAGTATACTTTCAATTATATTACTTTTAATTGAAACCTTTGTGTTAAATAAAACTGGAATTGCTAAGGACGCTAATATGTATCTATCAGCAATAATTGCAGCCCCTTTAATCTTAATTTGGGCAATTAATTCCACAAAAAATATTTCTACTAAGGTTTCTAAAGCCTGCAGGGAATATAGCTTAGGAATATATTGTTCTCATCAAATAGTTATGATATGGCTTGCAATGTTTATACCAGTACTTTTTGCAAATACAATTCTTAGGTTTATCTGTTCTTTATTATTGTCTGCCTTAATAATTACAATTTTAAGAAAAACTAAAATTAGAAAAATCCTTTTAAGATAA
- a CDS encoding ABC transporter ATP-binding protein has product MFEIRNIKFRNILDIKFLNIDKPITCVVGPSGSGKTTLLRMLNRLNVPDEGVILYNNKDISKIDTILLRRNVVMLGQTPVIYSGNIEDNLQIGLEFSKKLPASKSRMKEILERVELNKKLTDGCGNLSGGEKQRLCLARVMLMDADTYLLDEPSAALDKDTEQFIIDNFSKFVLENNKELIMITHSEQIAQKYNNSIVRIEKREVVKSYYE; this is encoded by the coding sequence ATGTTTGAAATTAGAAATATAAAATTTAGAAATATATTAGATATCAAATTTCTGAATATAGATAAACCAATTACATGTGTTGTAGGGCCCTCTGGTAGTGGAAAGACAACTTTACTTCGTATGTTAAACCGTTTAAACGTACCCGATGAAGGAGTTATACTTTATAATAATAAAGATATTTCTAAAATTGATACAATATTATTACGTAGAAATGTGGTTATGTTAGGTCAGACTCCCGTTATTTATAGTGGTAATATAGAAGATAATCTCCAAATTGGATTAGAATTTTCAAAAAAACTTCCTGCATCAAAAAGTAGAATGAAAGAAATTCTTGAAAGAGTCGAGCTTAATAAAAAACTCACTGATGGATGTGGTAACCTTTCTGGCGGGGAAAAACAGCGACTATGCCTAGCTAGAGTGATGCTTATGGATGCTGATACATATTTGTTAGACGAGCCTTCAGCTGCACTGGACAAAGATACTGAGCAATTTATAATAGATAATTTTTCAAAGTTTGTGTTAGAAAACAATAAGGAACTTATAATGATCACTCATTCAGAGCAGATAGCGCAGAAATATAATAATTCAATAGTGAGAATTGAAAAAAGAGAGGTTGTGAAATCTTATTATGAATAA
- a CDS encoding pentapeptide repeat-containing protein, whose protein sequence is MTYINENTFDEELFEDLKINCPKCFGFCCVALYFSASDGFPNNKNAGKPCLNLQSDFSCSIHKDLRKKGLKGCTTYDCFGAGQKVAQITYAGHNWKENPELSDKMYEVFLIMRQLHEMLWYLKQALSIQTNEKIKNKINNLITETEDITKSAPDLLMTLDIEVHRDNVNALLRQTSEFVRAKALGNSKTNLKRKKTIAGRLDCIGADLKKINLKGADLRGAFLIAADLKGNDLSYADLIGADLRDADIRGANLKDSLFITQSQINSAKGDSNTILPKSIARPTSW, encoded by the coding sequence TTGACATATATAAACGAAAATACATTTGATGAGGAATTATTTGAAGATCTAAAAATTAATTGCCCAAAATGCTTTGGTTTTTGCTGTGTTGCATTATATTTTTCGGCTTCAGACGGATTTCCAAACAATAAAAACGCTGGAAAGCCTTGCTTAAATTTGCAATCAGATTTTAGTTGCTCTATTCATAAGGATTTGAGAAAAAAAGGACTTAAAGGTTGTACAACTTACGACTGTTTTGGTGCAGGACAAAAGGTTGCTCAAATCACATATGCTGGACATAATTGGAAAGAAAATCCTGAATTATCCGATAAAATGTATGAAGTTTTTTTGATTATGAGACAGCTTCATGAAATGTTGTGGTATCTAAAACAAGCTTTATCAATTCAAACTAATGAAAAGATAAAAAATAAAATAAATAATCTAATAACCGAAACAGAAGATATTACTAAATCTGCACCCGACCTCCTTATGACTTTAGATATAGAGGTCCATAGAGATAATGTTAATGCTCTACTCAGGCAAACAAGTGAATTTGTTAGGGCCAAAGCGCTTGGTAACAGTAAAACTAACTTAAAACGTAAAAAAACAATTGCTGGCAGACTAGATTGCATTGGTGCAGATCTTAAAAAGATTAATCTTAAAGGCGCGGACCTAAGAGGGGCATTTCTCATAGCAGCAGATCTTAAAGGAAATGATTTGAGTTATGCGGATCTTATTGGAGCTGACTTACGTGATGCAGATATTAGAGGTGCTAATCTTAAAGATAGCTTATTCATTACGCAATCTCAGATTAATTCAGCGAAAGGAGATTCTAATACAATCTTACCAAAGTCAATAGCACGTCCAACTTCTTGGTAA
- a CDS encoding ABC transporter permease, protein MNNAVMNLSVFQLSIAYVFVLIMLIIFKSRGIKREKQILIASTRMTIQLTIMGYVLMFVFNNPSWWLTSFMIIIMISFAIYNSIKRVKVQMSKELKSIIAFSMTFGALLTAAFFIIVVLSVRPWFNPQYFIPISGMIVGNSMTGIALGANKLCSDFEDKRIEIENSLMLGASPLDATRQIVNNAFDSAILPTMNNMLTMGIVSLPGMMTGQILSGTFPITAIKYQIGIMLAILGSTAVSTVLFVTLGYRTFFTKDNRLK, encoded by the coding sequence ATGAATAATGCAGTCATGAATCTATCGGTCTTCCAACTTTCAATTGCTTATGTTTTTGTACTAATAATGCTTATTATTTTTAAATCAAGAGGCATCAAAAGAGAAAAACAAATATTGATTGCTTCAACTAGAATGACAATACAACTTACTATAATGGGTTATGTTCTCATGTTCGTATTTAATAATCCAAGTTGGTGGTTAACTTCTTTTATGATTATAATTATGATTTCTTTTGCAATCTATAATTCAATAAAGAGAGTGAAAGTTCAAATGTCAAAGGAATTAAAAAGTATAATTGCTTTTTCAATGACCTTTGGAGCTCTTTTGACTGCAGCTTTCTTTATAATAGTTGTTCTTAGTGTTCGCCCATGGTTCAATCCTCAATATTTTATTCCTATTTCAGGTATGATTGTTGGTAACAGCATGACAGGTATTGCACTAGGCGCAAATAAACTATGTAGTGATTTTGAAGATAAAAGAATTGAAATAGAAAATTCGTTAATGCTTGGGGCAAGCCCACTTGATGCCACTAGACAAATTGTTAATAATGCTTTCGACAGCGCCATACTTCCAACTATGAATAATATGCTAACTATGGGAATTGTATCTCTACCAGGAATGATGACAGGACAGATTCTTTCTGGAACATTTCCTATCACTGCAATAAAATATCAAATTGGTATAATGCTTGCTATATTAGGTAGTACTGCTGTATCCACTGTTTTGTTTGTTACTCTTGGATATAGAACATTTTTCACTAAAGATAACAGGTTAAAATAA
- the mutS gene encoding DNA mismatch repair protein MutS, which translates to MALTPMMVEYMKTKEEYSDCILFYRLGDFYEMFFDDAITVSRELELVLTGKNCGLEERAPMCGIPHHAAAAYIPRLVNKGYKVAICEQLEDPKEAKGIVKRGVVKIITPGTFIDANSSLENDNTYLMTIYESNEKIGLAVSDISTGEFKTTSFDNIKITLLDEISKVAPKEILVDKNISQSLIDDIKGITTALITEKDFNEFIVSKEEIIDQFSDLEVSGLVNEREIASRVLLKYIYETQKMSLTNINLLEQYEIINYMTIDGNSRRNLELTESIREKSKKGSLLWVLDKSATSMGGRTIRKWIEEPLIIKSEIEKRLSGVSEAFSSISFNEDLRSSLKDIYDIERIVGKISNKNVNAKDMLSLKASLDKLPSIKELLGTANSELLKEYYENLDELSDIRELLEFSIKEEPSLSIKEGNIIKDGYNSEVDELRQSKLHGKEWIAALENREREFTGIKSLKVGYNKVFGYYIEISKSNYNSIPEGRYVRKQTLANAERYITEELKIMEDKILGAEEKLINLEYSLFTDIRDSIEKEIARLKKSARIISNLDGISTLALIALENDYVKPKINEDGIIEIVDGRHPVVEKVIGRGEFVSNNTTLNQSDKELLLITGPNMAGKSTYMRQVALITLMAQIGSFVPAASANISICDKIFTRIGASDDLAGGKSTFMVEMWEVSNILKNATSKSLVLLDEVGRGTSTYDGLSIAWSVIEYITGNENLRCKTLFATHYHELVKLEGVLPGVKNYSVAVKKMKDSVIFLRKIVEGGADESYGIEVAKLAGLPDDVINRAKEILLGLEGENNFDIHKVTNTEIIENEVALDINRDNSVVTITEKACESKSQYIEKVEAKDSFNKAESNKNDHRIDEKTENSSKKHKNKDSSNNMQLDFTFIEKEAFLKEVSEVDILSLNPMEAMNTLYRLVAEAKKLNN; encoded by the coding sequence ATGGCTTTAACGCCAATGATGGTTGAATATATGAAAACAAAGGAGGAATACAGTGATTGTATTCTATTTTATAGATTAGGTGATTTTTACGAAATGTTCTTTGATGATGCAATAACTGTATCTCGAGAGCTTGAATTAGTTCTTACAGGAAAAAATTGTGGTCTTGAGGAAAGAGCTCCTATGTGTGGAATACCACATCATGCAGCAGCAGCATATATACCAAGGCTTGTTAATAAGGGGTATAAGGTAGCAATATGTGAACAGCTTGAGGATCCAAAGGAAGCAAAAGGAATTGTAAAAAGAGGTGTTGTAAAAATAATTACACCAGGAACATTCATAGATGCTAATAGTTCTCTAGAAAATGATAATACATATTTAATGACTATATATGAAAGCAATGAAAAAATAGGTTTAGCAGTTTCGGATATAAGTACTGGCGAATTTAAAACAACTTCCTTTGATAATATAAAGATAACCTTATTAGACGAGATTTCAAAGGTTGCACCTAAAGAAATTTTAGTAGATAAAAACATTAGCCAATCTTTAATAGATGATATAAAGGGTATAACTACTGCACTTATTACAGAGAAAGACTTTAATGAATTTATTGTATCAAAAGAAGAAATTATAGATCAATTTTCCGATTTAGAGGTTTCTGGATTAGTAAATGAAAGAGAAATTGCAAGCAGAGTACTACTTAAATACATATATGAAACTCAAAAAATGAGTTTAACTAATATAAATTTGCTAGAACAATATGAAATAATTAATTACATGACAATTGACGGAAATTCAAGAAGAAATTTAGAACTTACTGAAAGTATACGAGAAAAAAGCAAAAAAGGGTCTCTTTTATGGGTTCTTGATAAAAGTGCTACATCTATGGGTGGTAGAACAATTAGAAAATGGATTGAAGAACCGTTAATTATTAAATCTGAAATAGAAAAAAGACTAAGTGGTGTTAGCGAAGCATTTAGTTCAATTAGTTTTAATGAGGATTTAAGAAGTTCTTTAAAAGATATTTATGATATAGAAAGAATTGTCGGTAAAATTTCAAATAAAAATGTGAATGCAAAAGATATGTTATCTCTTAAAGCTTCATTAGACAAATTACCATCTATAAAAGAACTTTTAGGAACTGCTAATTCAGAACTGCTAAAAGAATATTATGAAAATTTAGATGAACTATCAGACATAAGAGAATTACTTGAATTTTCCATTAAAGAAGAGCCCTCTTTAAGTATAAAGGAAGGAAATATAATTAAAGATGGTTATAATTCAGAAGTTGATGAATTAAGACAGTCAAAGCTTCATGGTAAAGAATGGATTGCAGCTCTGGAAAATCGTGAACGAGAATTTACCGGAATCAAATCTTTAAAGGTAGGTTATAACAAAGTATTTGGATATTACATAGAAATTTCAAAATCAAATTATAATTCTATTCCAGAAGGTAGATATGTAAGAAAACAAACTCTTGCAAATGCTGAGAGATATATAACCGAAGAACTTAAAATTATGGAAGATAAAATTCTAGGTGCAGAAGAGAAGCTTATAAACTTAGAATATTCTTTATTCACTGATATAAGAGATTCCATTGAGAAGGAAATTGCAAGACTAAAAAAAAGTGCTAGAATAATTTCTAATCTAGATGGTATTTCCACCTTGGCATTAATCGCTCTTGAAAATGATTATGTAAAACCTAAAATCAACGAAGATGGAATTATCGAAATAGTAGATGGCAGGCACCCAGTTGTTGAAAAGGTAATTGGAAGAGGTGAATTTGTTTCCAATAATACTACCTTGAATCAAAGTGATAAGGAATTGCTATTAATAACTGGACCTAACATGGCAGGTAAATCAACATACATGAGACAGGTTGCCCTTATTACATTAATGGCTCAAATAGGATCTTTCGTACCAGCAGCTAGTGCTAATATTTCAATTTGTGATAAGATATTCACTAGAATTGGAGCTTCTGATGATTTAGCTGGTGGTAAATCCACATTTATGGTTGAAATGTGGGAAGTATCAAATATCCTTAAGAATGCAACGTCTAAAAGTCTAGTATTATTAGATGAGGTAGGACGTGGAACATCAACTTATGATGGACTTTCGATAGCTTGGTCTGTCATTGAATACATAACTGGTAATGAAAATTTAAGATGTAAAACTTTATTTGCAACACACTATCATGAATTAGTAAAACTTGAAGGAGTTTTGCCTGGTGTTAAGAATTACTCTGTAGCTGTTAAGAAAATGAAAGATAGCGTAATCTTCTTAAGAAAGATAGTTGAAGGTGGTGCTGATGAGTCTTATGGTATAGAAGTTGCAAAACTTGCTGGTCTTCCTGATGATGTTATTAATAGAGCAAAAGAAATTCTTTTAGGCCTTGAAGGCGAAAATAATTTTGATATACACAAAGTAACAAACACTGAAATCATAGAAAATGAGGTTGCTCTAGATATAAATAGAGACAATAGTGTAGTTACTATTACTGAAAAAGCCTGTGAAAGTAAGAGTCAATATATAGAAAAAGTTGAAGCAAAAGATTCTTTTAATAAAGCAGAAAGTAATAAAAATGATCATAGAATTGATGAAAAGACTGAAAATTCATCTAAAAAACATAAGAATAAGGATTCTTCTAACAATATGCAATTAGATTTTACTTTTATAGAAAAAGAGGCATTTCTAAAAGAAGTTAGCGAAGTGGATATATTAAGTTTAAATCCTATGGAAGCCATGAACACTCTATATAGGTTAGTTGCTGAAGCTAAAAAATTAAACAATTAA